A region from the Pelobates fuscus isolate aPelFus1 chromosome 3, aPelFus1.pri, whole genome shotgun sequence genome encodes:
- the NFYB gene encoding nuclear transcription factor Y subunit beta, giving the protein MDGDNSTTDTSQLGIAGDYITGGHYVIQPHDGDTEDSLNDPDDTNGSKESFREQDIYLPIANVARIMKNAIPQTGKIAKDAKECVQECVSEFISFITSEASERCHQEKRKTINGEDILFAMSTLGFDSYVEPLKLYLQKFREAMKGEKGIGGTVTGTDGLGEELTEESFTSQLPAGLITADGQQQNVMVYTTSYQQISGVQQIQFS; this is encoded by the exons ATGGACGGGGATAATTCCACAACAGATACTTCTCAGTTAGGCATTGCAGGAGACTACATTACTGGAGGCCATTATGTAATACAACCTCACGATG GGGACACAGAAGACAGTTTAAATGATCCAGATGACACAAATGGATCTAAAGAGAGCTTCAGAGAACAAGATATTTATCTTCCAATTGCCAATGTGGCGAGGATAATGAAAAACGCAATCCCACAGACAGGAAAA ATCGCAAAGGATGCCAAGGAATGTGTACAGGAATGTGTGAGCGAATTTATAAGCTTTATAACCTCCGAAGCTAGCGAGAGATGTCATCAGGAGAAGCGAAAGACAATCAATGGAGAAGACATCTTATTCGCTATGTCCACTTTAGGATTTGATAGCTATGTGGAGCCATTAAAATTATATCTACAGAAATTCAGAGAG GCAATGAAAGGTGAAAAAGGGATCGGTGGTACAGTTACAGGAACAGATGGCCTTGGAGAGGAGCTCACAGAGGAATCATTCA CAAGCCAATTACCAGCTGGCTTAATAACTGCAGACGGGCAGCAGCAAAATGTTATGGTCTATACAACATCATATCAACAG ATATCTGGTGTTCAACAAATCCAGTTCTCCTGA